The following DNA comes from Candidatus Eisenbacteria bacterium.
CCCATGCTCCTTATGACAAGGTTTCTCAGCTCGTCCCTGCCGAGAGAGACCGAAAGCTCCTCAGTGACGACTTTCTCAATGTTGTGCGCCTCATCAATTATCAGGAAATCTCTTTCGGGCAGATAGCCCCCTCCAAGGGCAAAATCCCTCACGAGAAGCGAATGGTTAACGACGAGCACGGTTGCCTGAAAAGCTCTTCTTCTGGCCTTCATCAGTATGCAATTTTCTCTCAAATCGCATTCCTCTTCATTGCAGTTAAGGCCTTCGGCACAGACCATTGACCACAAAGCCGAGTTCCCTGCTCCGGGGTAGGAAAGGTCGGGTGCCTCATTCACGGCGACGTTCCCAAGCCACTCCTCAACGCAGGCGACAGCTTCACTGTCCCTTGCATCCAGAGAAAGAGAACCTTCCCTGACCTCCTCCCATCTCCTCAGACAGAGGTAATTTGCCTTTCCCTTCAGAGAGAAATACGACACGCTTGTACTGAGAGCTTTTCTGGCGAGAGGAATGTCGGAGATTATCAGCTGGTTCTGGAGGTTCCTCGTGTGGGTCGAAACCGTCACACGCTTGCCGTTTCTGGCTGCCCAGGATATCGATGGGATCAGATAGGCAATGGATTTTCCAACTCCGGTCCCGGCTTCGACAACGAGAATGCCTTCTTCGGCAAGAAGGTTTGCCACCTCAGTGGCATACTCGATCTGTTCAGGACGGATTTCATAAGAAGGAAAGCTTTCCGAGATTGGGCCGTTCTTGGAGAATAATTGCCTGACTTCATCCTCGAAGGTTGGGTGATTCCCGCCTTTGACCCTTCCGCCGCAAGATTTCATGAGGGACACATTCGTACAGATTCTGCAGTCTGGCAAAAGAAAAGTTCAGGCCTGAATATCATTTCTTGGGTGCGTGGGCCTTGCCGTAAGATTTCAGCTCTCCCTTTTTCCCAAGGACAGGTTCCACTTGCTTCATGGCGCAGAACTGCCCGCACATCGTGCAGAGTTCAGGATTCTTGGGCGGCCTTGAGCCGCGCAGTCTTCGGGCCTTTTCCGGGTCAATCGAAAGAGTAAACTCTTTTTCCCAGTCAAGATTCTTCCTGGCCTTCGACATCTCCATGTCCCACTCGATCGCCGCAGGATTCCTCCTGGCGACGTCTGCGGCATGGGCTGCTATTCTTGACGCTATTACTCCATCCCTGACGTCGTCCGCATCCGGGAGCTTCAGGTGTTCTGCAGGGGTTACATAACAGAGGAAGTCTGCCCCGTGATATGCGGCCAGTGCGCCGCCGATAGCGCTGACAATATGGTCATAGCCGGGACACACATCAGTGACAAGAGGCCCGAGCACATAGAAAGGCGCCTCATCACAAAGTTCCTTTTCCAGGCGGACGTTGGCTTCTATCTCATCAAGCGGAACATGGCCAGGCCCCTCGACCATTGTCTGAACACCCTTCGACCTTGCCCTTCTTACCAGTTCCGCGATGACGAGCAGCTCGCCTACCTGCGCAGTATCTGTTGCGTCTGCTATCGCCCCGGGCCTCAGACCATCGCCGAGGCTCAGTGTCAGCTCATACTCCCTGGCAATCTGGAGTAATTCGTCGTATCTCTCGTAGAGCGGATTTTCCTTCTTGTTGAAGAACATCCATTCCAGGAGAAAAGCGCCGCCCCTGCTCACAACGTCAGCCACCCTCCTGGCCGAACGCGTTTTCTCCATGGTCTGAAGATTCACTCCGCAGTGAACCGTTACAAAATCCACTCCCTCTTTTGCCTGTCTCTCGATAGTGTCTAGAATCTCATCTCCGGACATCTTCACTATCGAGCTTCCATTCTTCACTTTCTCGACGGCAACTTCGTAAATGGGAACGGTGCCCAGCGGGACAGGACATTTCTTCAGAAGCTCCCTTCTTATGTATCCAAGGTCCCCGCCAGTGCTCAGATCCATTATCGTGTCTGCCTTTGCGCTGAGTGCGGCACGGAGTTTCTCCTGTTCTTCCTCAAGAGAAGAGGCGTCGGACGAGGTCCCGATATTCGCATTGACTTTCACCTTGAGGCCGCCGCCGATTCCGACCGGTTTCATTCCATCCCGCATCCTGTTCTTGAGAATCACAACCTTCCCGGATGCAACCTTCTTGACAAGCGTGGAGGCGTCCTGGCCTTCCTCATCCGAGACCCTCAGCACTTCGTCTGTAAGAATCCCCTCTCTTGCCTTTTCTATTTGAGTCATGATCTTCCACAACCCCTTTCTCAACGACCTCCTGCGGATAAAGATATTATCAACACGCTCATCTCAGGTCAATGAGAGGAGAGTTTCTTGAATTCCTCCTCGCTCATGATCTTTATCCCAAGCTCTGCGGCCTTTGAGTATTTCGAACCGGGGGATTCTCCGGCAACGACGAAGTCTGTCTTCTTGCCTACGGAGGACGAGACCCTGCCGCCCAGGGAGACGATTTTTTCCGCTGCCTCTTCTCTGGTGAAGGATTTAAGCGTGCCCGTAAGCACGAACGTCTTTCCGGAAAGAGGAGTCTTCCTTCTTTCTGTCTTCTCTTCCATCCTGACGCCGGCTTTCCTGAGCTTCTCAATCACTCTTTTTGTCCTGGGATCTCCGAAGAATCGAACGATGCTGCCGGCAATCTCAAGTCCGACACCGGGCACTTTCATGAGATCCGAAGTCTCGGCTTTGGAAATGGCATCAATCGAATCGAACTCTCCGGCAATGTCCCTCGCCGCGCTCCACCCGACATGCCTGATTCCAAGAGCAAAGACGAGTCTTGCAAGAGACGCATTCGTGCTGTCCTCAATGGCTTTGAGGAGATTGTCCGCAGATTTCTCTCCCTTTTTCTCCAGCTCCTTCAGCTTATCCTTTTTCAGGTAGTAAATGTCTCCGTAGTCCTTAAGAAGTTCTTCGGAAATAAGAAGAAAAACGGTCGATTCACCAAGTCCTTCGATGTCCATGGCCTGCCTGCTTGCGAAGTGCTCTATCCGTCTTTGGAGCTGCCCCGGGCACGCCACGTTCTCACACCTCACCGCAACTTCCTCTTCAGACCTTACGACTTCTGAACCGCACGAAGGACAACTCTGGGGCATGCTGAAGGGCTCTTCCTTACCGGTTCTCCTGTTCTTCAGGGCACGGACCACTTTGGGAATGACTTCTCCCCCTTTTTCAATCACCACCCAATCCCCTTTCCTGATGTCCTTCCTCTTTATCTCATCCTCGTTGTGC
Coding sequences within:
- the thiC gene encoding phosphomethylpyrimidine synthase ThiC gives rise to the protein MTQIEKAREGILTDEVLRVSDEEGQDASTLVKKVASGKVVILKNRMRDGMKPVGIGGGLKVKVNANIGTSSDASSLEEEQEKLRAALSAKADTIMDLSTGGDLGYIRRELLKKCPVPLGTVPIYEVAVEKVKNGSSIVKMSGDEILDTIERQAKEGVDFVTVHCGVNLQTMEKTRSARRVADVVSRGGAFLLEWMFFNKKENPLYERYDELLQIAREYELTLSLGDGLRPGAIADATDTAQVGELLVIAELVRRARSKGVQTMVEGPGHVPLDEIEANVRLEKELCDEAPFYVLGPLVTDVCPGYDHIVSAIGGALAAYHGADFLCYVTPAEHLKLPDADDVRDGVIASRIAAHAADVARRNPAAIEWDMEMSKARKNLDWEKEFTLSIDPEKARRLRGSRPPKNPELCTMCGQFCAMKQVEPVLGKKGELKSYGKAHAPKK